CTCCGGAGATGGCCGGTGTGGCGTAGACGCCCCCGTTCCAATCAGTATAGACGAAGAGCTGGTATTTCCTGAGGTCCGCGTTCCTGTAGGTGATGGTGGAAGCGCCCTTGGACACGTAGCCGTATTTGTGTATGTCGGCGGACATGGACGTCACGCCCGGCACGCGGAAATCAAAGGGAGGGATGGGGAAGCCCAGCTTCTCCAGAAAGGGGAGAATGAATCCTCCCACGCAGGAATCCACGTGAAACCAGACGTTTTTTTTAGCTGCGATAGCGGCCATTTTCTCGATGGGGTCGATAACTCCATGGGGATACGAGAATGCGGATCCCATGGCGAAGATGGTATTGGAGTTAAAAGCATTCTCATAGGCATCCATATCCACAATCGAGGATTCACTGGTGGGCACAATAACCGTTTTGATATCGAGGTAATAGGCGGCCTTATTGAAGGCGGGATGCGCCGAGCGCGGCATGATCAGCTCGGGTTTTCTAATTTCAGGTCTCCTTTCCCTGGCGTAATCCCTGGCCGCCTTGACCGCCATGATGATGCTCTCCGTGCCGCCGGAGGTTATGTTTCCTGCAGCATCCGGGCCGCCGTGGAGCAGGTCGGCAGTCATGGCGATTACCTCTGTTTCCATGCGCAGCAGGCTGGGGAATGCGAAGGGGCTGAGACCGTTCTCGAAGACGAATGTGCTGATGGCCGTCTCCACCACCTTGCTGACATCATCCGAGGCCCTGAAGACCATGCTGAAAGCGCGCGCCCCCTTCCAGTCCATGTCGTTGGATTTAAGAGTAGTCAATTCTTCCTTGATCTTGTCGATAGGTATGCCTTTTTGCGGAAATTCCATTGCAGCTTAACCTCCCAAAACATAGTAGCTGTACGGGACGGATAATTCAAGGCAGAGATGCAGCGCAGCCGGGATCAGCCGTTAAATTCGGCAGAGGGATTGGACGAACGGGAAACCCTGGACGCGGGCACGGAGGCCATGGTGTGCATAGCCCTGGCGACCAGCTTCCTGTTCTTGCCGTTAATCGAGTACACCTCGGCCTCCGTGAAAAGGATGTTTTTCCCCGGCTTGGTCACAAATCCGTGGCATTCCAGGTATTCCCCGTCAGCGGGTTGAAAGTAATTGATCTTGTATTCGATGGTCAGGATGCGCCGGCTGTCGGGCACAAGGGAGAAGCTGGCATATCCCGCCGTGTGGTCGGCCATGGTGGCGATCAGTCCGGCATGCGCAAAGCCGTCCTGCTGGAAGTGCCGCTTCTGCAGCTTGAGCCTGGTGACAAAGTCGCCCGGCTTAAGCGACAGAGGGACCAGTCCCAGGTACTTTGTAAAGCCCTGCACGGCGTCCTTTTTCAGGTATTCAAGCCTGGCCCTGTCTATTTTCATACAGCCTCCGCTGATTTAAAATCAGGTATAAGTATAACTCATAGCAGGTATAAAATTAACTGCGATCA
This genomic window from Dehalococcoidia bacterium contains:
- a CDS encoding PaaI family thioesterase; translated protein: MKIDRARLEYLKKDAVQGFTKYLGLVPLSLKPGDFVTRLKLQKRHFQQDGFAHAGLIATMADHTAGYASFSLVPDSRRILTIEYKINYFQPADGEYLECHGFVTKPGKNILFTEAEVYSINGKNRKLVARAMHTMASVPASRVSRSSNPSAEFNG
- a CDS encoding aspartate aminotransferase family protein codes for the protein MEFPQKGIPIDKIKEELTTLKSNDMDWKGARAFSMVFRASDDVSKVVETAISTFVFENGLSPFAFPSLLRMETEVIAMTADLLHGGPDAAGNITSGGTESIIMAVKAARDYARERRPEIRKPELIMPRSAHPAFNKAAYYLDIKTVIVPTSESSIVDMDAYENAFNSNTIFAMGSAFSYPHGVIDPIEKMAAIAAKKNVWFHVDSCVGGFILPFLEKLGFPIPPFDFRVPGVTSMSADIHKYGYVSKGASTITYRNADLRKYQLFVYTDWNGGVYATPAISGARSGGPLAAAWSVMRFLGREGYMRLAKDAMEATRLLMDGIKRIPGLRIIGDPPATTFAVGSDTLNVFALGDAMKVRGWNIDSQHMPPTLHFTVSPMHLKIVEPFLKDFADAAKEVSLLKQEDISGEAAVYGMIGSLPDRVQAKEMTTQYFNDMYRVK